From Calothrix sp. PCC 6303, a single genomic window includes:
- a CDS encoding ATP-binding sensor histidine kinase codes for MITTQVSITGYEVSEELYNGSRTLVYRAVQETDSSAVVIKVLKNPYPSFSELVQFRNQYTIAKNLNYLGIIQTYSLEPYQNGYMLVMEDFGGISLKDYFTELETQNIASLEEFLQIAISLCNTLDILCRERIIHKDIKPSNILINPETKQVKLIDFSIASLLPRETQNLVNPNVLEGTLAYISPEQTGRMNRGIDYRTDFYSLGVTFYELLTGQLPFSSIEPMELVHCHIAKQPTCVSDIKSGIPQVIGEIISKLMAKNAEDRYQSTLGLKHDLQQCLAEIKESGEIKSFQIAQKDICDRFIIPDKLYGRETEVEKLLQAFERVSDGATEMMLVAGFSGIGKTAVVNEVHKPIVRQRGYFVKGKYDQFNRNIPFSAFVQTFRDLMGQLLTENDVQIQAWKNKILEAVGDDGQVIIEVIPELERIIGQQPATPELSGTAAQHRFNLLFQKFVQVFTTKEHPLVMFLDDLQWADLASLKLMQLMMSESAKGYLLLIGAYRDNEVSAAHPLMLSLAEIIKSQATINTITLDPLSNDSLNQLVADTLSCAAKIAQILTQLVYYKTNGNPFFSTQFLKALYEDGLIKFDEKQGNWQCDTTEVKALALTDNVVEFMALQLQKLPQATQSILKLAACIRNQFDLATLAIICQKSEIETSTDLWKALQEGLILPTSEIYKFYIGESTKNTLQNSQIVNYKFLHDRIQQAAYCLISEDETAAVHLSIGRLLQKHTPKDEWELQLFHIVNQLNRGISLIDDAKEREELAGLNKRAGAKARISSAYDAAMNYLNIGLQLLSPQCWQNQYELTLELHQLATEVAYLSGNHEQMTTLLTIALQQTHHRLDRAKFYEIQILALVAQNEPRAAVDYACNVLAQFGVSLPQKPSQLQTMLGFFATLYRMSRKTPRDLLKLPTMSDPDKLAACNLFNAMGSAATLGMPEILPFITFRGISLYLRYGNVPKSSMAYIIHAFLLCEKLGRIDAGYALGKAAIALCHQTSSSRAALAPTLFLWNRFIAYRQESLRSLLPLVLEAYQVSLEVGDLEYAAYSLAVYFGQAFHAGQNLVDLKQEAIASRPAMQRLQNSVMNNLQDLSCQILDNLTTEPDDVCQLVGRFFDETVVEDRETQVYTSLDKILLAFWFYRYEQAMAQIAIVEKLLSNLDGTFFKTFFYFYDALVRLALYPDVTRAKQKAYLAQVKTTHQRLAVLAKSAPMNYLHKLLLLEAEYLRVLGKPNQAIALYDRAISEAKVNEYIQEEALANELAAKFYLNWGKEKVAQAYMQEAYYCYAKWGAKAKTDDLEKRYPQLLKPILQQPQISLNPWETIGTITLPRTSSSTHTYNTSISDALDFTSILKAAQAISSSIELDELLSSLTKIILENSGAEKSVLILPQENTWQVQAITLLNQDKIQTILQSQLLDSCQDIPRKIINYVKNTQETLVIDNSQTDIPGVIGEYMLEHQPKSILCTPIINQGHLVGILYLENKLTSGVFTNEHLQVINLLSSQAAISLENARLYQKAQQALEDLQQAQLQIVQSEKMSALGNLVAGVAHEMNNPLGFISASLQQAKPTFSDIVEHLNLYQESTSNLDEKITKHAEEIDLDYSLSDLPKMLDAMVLACDRLENISTSLRTFSRADKDYKVPFNIHEGIDSTILILKHRLKANDQSPAIEVVTDYGNLLQLECFPGQLNQVFMNILANAIDALDESNMGRNFADIKDNPNKITIKTSMADNHVKISITDNGKGMSESVKQKIFDNLFTTKGVGKGTGLGLAIARQIITETHGGKLSCNSVLGEGTEFVMQIPMDHIEL; via the coding sequence ATGATTACCACTCAAGTGAGTATTACCGGTTATGAAGTTAGCGAAGAACTTTACAACGGTTCCAGAACCCTGGTTTATCGCGCAGTGCAAGAAACTGACTCATCAGCAGTGGTAATCAAGGTACTAAAAAATCCTTATCCCAGCTTTAGCGAACTCGTACAATTTCGCAATCAGTATACCATCGCTAAAAACCTCAACTATCTCGGAATCATTCAAACCTATAGCCTAGAACCTTACCAAAATGGTTATATGTTGGTGATGGAAGATTTTGGAGGAATTTCCCTCAAAGATTATTTCACCGAACTAGAAACGCAAAATATCGCCTCTCTAGAAGAATTTTTACAAATAGCCATATCTCTATGTAATACCTTAGATATTCTCTGTCGAGAGCGGATTATTCATAAAGATATTAAACCCAGCAATATATTAATTAACCCAGAAACCAAACAAGTTAAATTAATTGACTTTAGTATTGCATCTTTGCTGCCAAGGGAAACTCAAAATCTTGTCAATCCTAATGTATTAGAAGGGACATTAGCTTATATTTCTCCCGAACAAACAGGAAGGATGAATCGGGGGATTGACTACCGCACTGATTTTTACTCTTTGGGTGTCACTTTTTACGAGTTGCTCACCGGACAATTACCGTTTTCATCCATAGAACCAATGGAATTGGTGCATTGTCATATTGCGAAACAGCCGACTTGTGTCTCTGATATCAAATCAGGAATTCCCCAAGTTATCGGTGAGATTATCAGTAAACTGATGGCGAAGAATGCCGAAGATAGATATCAGAGTACATTAGGTTTAAAACATGATTTACAGCAATGTTTAGCTGAAATTAAAGAATCTGGGGAAATTAAGTCTTTTCAAATTGCTCAGAAAGATATTTGTGACAGATTTATTATCCCTGATAAATTATATGGACGAGAAACCGAAGTAGAAAAACTACTCCAAGCATTTGAAAGAGTCAGCGATGGTGCAACAGAAATGATGCTGGTGGCTGGTTTCTCTGGAATTGGTAAAACTGCGGTTGTCAATGAAGTTCATAAGCCGATTGTCAGGCAAAGGGGTTATTTTGTTAAAGGGAAATATGACCAGTTTAATCGCAATATTCCCTTCTCGGCATTTGTGCAAACATTCCGGGATTTAATGGGGCAATTACTGACAGAAAATGATGTTCAAATTCAAGCATGGAAAAACAAAATATTAGAGGCTGTCGGAGACGATGGACAGGTAATTATTGAAGTTATCCCAGAATTAGAACGCATTATTGGTCAGCAACCAGCAACACCGGAATTATCAGGAACGGCGGCACAACATCGGTTTAATTTATTATTCCAGAAATTTGTGCAGGTATTCACAACTAAGGAACATCCATTAGTGATGTTTTTAGATGATTTGCAATGGGCAGATTTGGCATCGTTGAAGTTAATGCAATTGATGATGAGCGAATCAGCCAAAGGCTATTTATTATTAATTGGTGCTTATCGAGATAACGAAGTCTCAGCCGCCCATCCTTTGATGTTAAGTTTAGCAGAAATTATCAAATCTCAAGCCACAATCAATACTATTACCCTTGACCCTCTGAGTAACGATAGTTTAAATCAATTGGTGGCTGATACATTAAGTTGTGCCGCCAAAATTGCTCAAATATTAACTCAATTAGTCTATTATAAAACCAATGGAAATCCATTTTTTAGTACACAGTTTCTGAAGGCACTATATGAAGATGGCTTGATTAAATTTGATGAGAAACAGGGAAATTGGCAGTGTGATACTACGGAAGTTAAGGCGTTAGCCCTGACAGATAATGTAGTAGAGTTTATGGCATTGCAATTGCAAAAATTGCCCCAAGCTACTCAGTCAATTTTAAAGTTAGCGGCTTGCATTCGTAATCAGTTTGATTTAGCAACTTTGGCTATAATTTGCCAAAAATCTGAGATAGAAACATCTACTGATTTGTGGAAAGCTTTGCAGGAAGGATTGATTTTACCTACTAGTGAAATCTACAAGTTTTATATCGGAGAATCAACCAAAAATACATTACAAAATTCGCAGATTGTCAATTATAAATTCTTGCATGATCGCATTCAACAAGCCGCCTATTGCCTGATTTCAGAAGATGAAACCGCCGCAGTACATTTGAGTATTGGGCGGCTACTCCAAAAACACACTCCTAAGGATGAATGGGAGTTGCAACTCTTCCACATTGTCAATCAACTCAATCGCGGTATATCTCTGATTGATGATGCCAAGGAGCGAGAGGAATTAGCGGGTCTCAACAAGCGAGCAGGAGCCAAGGCGCGAATATCCTCCGCATATGATGCAGCCATGAATTATCTTAATATTGGGTTACAGCTGTTATCGCCTCAATGTTGGCAAAACCAGTATGAACTGACCCTAGAACTCCACCAACTAGCCACCGAAGTTGCCTATCTTTCCGGCAACCATGAGCAAATGACAACGCTCCTAACGATCGCCTTACAACAGACGCACCATCGATTAGACCGGGCGAAATTCTACGAAATTCAGATTCTGGCACTGGTGGCGCAAAACGAACCCCGTGCTGCGGTAGATTACGCCTGTAATGTCTTAGCTCAATTCGGTGTTAGTCTACCTCAGAAACCCTCCCAACTACAAACCATGCTGGGATTCTTCGCCACCCTCTATCGGATGTCACGCAAAACCCCCAGGGATTTACTGAAATTACCCACCATGTCCGATCCCGATAAATTAGCCGCTTGCAACCTGTTCAATGCAATGGGATCGGCGGCTACCCTTGGGATGCCGGAGATATTGCCCTTTATCACGTTTCGGGGGATCTCTCTGTACCTGCGGTATGGCAATGTTCCCAAATCATCGATGGCTTATATCATCCATGCTTTTCTGCTCTGTGAGAAACTGGGGCGGATCGACGCTGGGTATGCTTTAGGGAAAGCCGCGATCGCATTATGCCATCAGACCTCTTCTTCTAGGGCGGCATTGGCTCCGACTCTATTTCTCTGGAATCGCTTTATTGCCTATCGCCAGGAATCTTTACGCAGCTTGTTGCCTTTAGTTTTGGAAGCCTATCAGGTGAGCTTGGAAGTGGGAGATTTAGAATATGCAGCCTACAGTCTAGCTGTATATTTTGGACAAGCCTTTCATGCCGGACAAAATCTAGTGGATTTAAAACAGGAGGCGATCGCCAGTCGTCCCGCTATGCAGAGACTTCAAAACTCTGTGATGAATAATCTGCAAGATCTGTCTTGTCAGATTCTAGACAATCTCACCACAGAACCCGATGATGTTTGTCAATTGGTAGGACGTTTTTTTGACGAGACTGTTGTTGAGGATCGGGAAACTCAAGTTTATACGAGTTTAGATAAAATTCTCCTAGCTTTCTGGTTTTATCGCTACGAGCAAGCGATGGCACAAATTGCGATCGTCGAGAAGCTGTTGAGCAATCTTGATGGCACTTTTTTCAAAACTTTTTTCTATTTTTATGATGCCCTAGTTAGGTTGGCACTGTATCCCGATGTGACGAGAGCTAAACAAAAAGCCTATCTAGCCCAAGTCAAGACTACTCACCAGCGTCTTGCGGTGCTAGCAAAATCGGCTCCCATGAATTACCTACATAAACTGTTACTGCTAGAAGCCGAATATCTGCGCGTACTAGGTAAACCCAATCAAGCGATCGCTCTTTACGATCGTGCCATTTCTGAAGCCAAAGTCAACGAATATATCCAAGAAGAAGCTTTAGCCAACGAACTAGCAGCTAAATTCTACCTCAATTGGGGCAAAGAAAAAGTCGCTCAAGCATATATGCAGGAAGCTTACTATTGCTACGCCAAATGGGGCGCAAAAGCCAAAACCGACGACTTAGAAAAACGCTATCCTCAACTACTCAAACCTATCCTCCAACAGCCACAAATTAGCCTTAATCCCTGGGAAACTATTGGTACTATTACCTTACCTCGGACTTCTTCCTCTACTCATACCTATAATACAAGCATTTCCGATGCCCTAGATTTTACTTCCATTCTCAAAGCAGCTCAAGCAATTTCCAGCAGTATTGAGTTAGATGAACTCCTCAGCAGTCTGACTAAAATTATCCTGGAAAATTCTGGAGCGGAAAAATCTGTTCTTATTCTCCCTCAAGAAAATACTTGGCAAGTTCAAGCAATTACCTTGTTGAATCAAGATAAAATACAAACCATTCTTCAATCACAATTACTAGATAGTTGTCAAGATATCCCTAGAAAAATTATCAATTACGTCAAAAATACTCAAGAAACCCTTGTCATTGATAATTCTCAAACCGATATTCCTGGCGTAATTGGGGAGTATATGCTAGAGCATCAACCCAAGAGTATTTTATGTACACCAATTATTAATCAAGGGCATTTAGTTGGGATTTTATATCTAGAAAATAAACTGACAAGCGGCGTATTTACTAATGAACATCTACAAGTTATCAATTTACTTTCCTCCCAAGCTGCCATCTCTCTAGAAAATGCTCGACTTTATCAAAAAGCACAACAAGCATTAGAAGATTTACAACAGGCACAATTACAAATTGTCCAAAGCGAGAAAATGTCTGCTTTGGGTAATTTAGTTGCTGGTGTCGCTCATGAAATGAATAACCCTTTGGGCTTTATTTCCGCCAGTCTCCAACAAGCTAAACCCACATTTAGCGATATTGTTGAACATTTAAATCTCTACCAAGAAAGCACATCTAATCTAGATGAAAAAATAACTAAACATGCAGAAGAGATTGATTTGGATTACAGTTTATCAGATTTGCCCAAGATGCTGGATGCGATGGTTTTAGCCTGCGACAGATTAGAAAATATTAGCACCAGTTTAAGAACATTCTCCCGCGCAGATAAAGATTATAAAGTACCATTTAATATTCACGAAGGCATTGATAGCACAATTTTAATTCTCAAGCATCGCCTGAAAGCTAATGACCAAAGTCCAGCTATTGAAGTAGTTACAGATTATGGTAATTTACTACAGTTAGAATGTTTTCCTGGACAATTAAATCAGGTATTTATGAATATCTTGGCAAATGCTATTGATGCTTTGGATGAGTCGAATATGGGGCGAAATTTTGCAGATATTAAAGATA
- a CDS encoding DMT family transporter, whose amino-acid sequence MELNQRTSQSPLNLILLIAPFFLWGTAMVAMKGVTPHTTPLFMAGVRIVPAGIMILAVAALMGRKQPQGWQAWLWIGLFALVDGTLFQGFLAEGLMRTGAGLGSVMIDSQPLAVALMSLWLFKEHIGLWGWLGLGLGVGGISLIGLPDDLILNVFSGVISLPNSLNLNSLFSSGEWLMLLAALSMAVGTVMIRYVTKYVDPVVATGWHMIIGGLPLWGISAVTETQRWQNLVTSDWLALSYATIFGSAIAYALFFYFASSGSLTSLSSLTFLTPVFALLFGNILLSEVLTPIQWMGVALTLVSIYLINQRDTLGRSEQVTKVTIAELASTSQSEIFEQQPIEVKLKEGLATRD is encoded by the coding sequence ATGGAACTGAACCAGCGAACATCCCAATCTCCCTTGAATCTGATTCTTCTAATTGCACCCTTTTTTCTTTGGGGTACAGCAATGGTGGCAATGAAAGGTGTGACTCCCCACACTACACCTTTATTTATGGCAGGGGTGAGAATCGTACCTGCGGGAATCATGATTTTGGCTGTTGCAGCATTAATGGGGAGAAAACAACCTCAGGGATGGCAAGCTTGGTTGTGGATTGGGTTGTTTGCTTTGGTGGATGGAACTTTATTTCAAGGTTTTTTGGCAGAAGGTTTGATGCGTACAGGTGCAGGATTGGGTTCTGTGATGATTGACTCCCAACCTCTAGCTGTAGCGCTAATGTCACTGTGGCTATTTAAAGAACATATAGGTTTGTGGGGATGGTTGGGTTTGGGATTAGGTGTTGGGGGTATCAGCTTGATTGGTTTACCGGATGATTTGATTTTGAATGTGTTTTCCGGTGTGATTTCTTTACCTAATTCCCTTAACCTGAATTCCCTGTTTAGCAGTGGTGAATGGTTAATGCTGCTTGCTGCTTTATCTATGGCAGTAGGAACAGTCATGATTAGATACGTAACCAAATACGTAGATCCTGTGGTGGCAACAGGTTGGCACATGATTATTGGTGGTTTACCATTGTGGGGAATTTCAGCAGTCACGGAAACCCAACGTTGGCAAAACTTAGTTACATCTGATTGGTTAGCCTTGAGTTATGCCACTATATTTGGTAGCGCGATCGCTTATGCGCTATTCTTCTACTTTGCCTCTAGTGGTAGTCTCACCAGTTTGAGTTCTCTCACCTTTCTCACACCCGTATTTGCACTGCTATTTGGCAACATATTATTAAGTGAAGTTCTCACACCTATACAGTGGATGGGTGTTGCTTTAACCTTGGTCAGTATTTATCTAATTAATCAACGTGATACTCTGGGTAGAAGCGAACAAGTGACAAAAGTTACTATCGCAGAACTTGCATCTACATCACAATCAGAAATATTTGAGCAACAACCCATAGAAGTCAAGTTAAAAGAGGGTTTAGCCACCAGGGATTAA